GGGATCAACGCTCGCCGGTAACGATACACACGGTGCGGCTCATCGCCTCTGCTTATCCGGTCAAGCGGCGCGAGCGATTTGTCACAAGCGACGAGCGTATCAATCGTATCTGGGAAATATCGGCGCATACCCTTGAACTATGTATGGAAGACACATTCACCGATTGCCCGCTCTATGAGCAGGTGCTCTGGCTGGGCGATGCACGCAATGAAGCACTGTTCGCGCTTGCGGCGTTCGGCGCCTCCGATATCGTCAAGCGTTCGCTTCGGCTCGGCGCGCAGTCGCTCAGTCGCCTTCCGATGGTCGGCTGTCAGGTACCGTCGACATGGGACTGCATAATCCCTGCGGTGAGCTTCTCCTGGAATCTATCCGTACGGGAATACTATCGCTGGTCAAAGGACGATGCATTCCTCCGCGAGATATATCCGGCAGCCATCGCCAATATACGCGCGGCGGAACGGCTCACAAATGAGAACGGCCTCTTTGAAGCGCCGTACTGGAATTTTTTCGACTGGACGAACATCGATTTTTCGCATCGCATCGTCCTTTACAACAGCCTTTTCGCTGTCGCCGCATCGGATGCCGTCATGGAATGCGCGCTTGCCCTCGGCAAAAAGGAAGATATCGATTTTCTTAAACAGTATCGCTTGCGGCTTGCTAAGGGGATCAATCGGCTCTGGAATATGAAAAAACGCTCGTATCCGGATTCGATTCACGATGACGGCACCGTGAGCGCTTCGAGCTGCATACACACGAGCATGCTGTCGGTGCTGTTCCATGTTGCATCGAAAAAAATACTCCCGCAGGCGATACGCAATCTGCTGCGCCCGCGCGCTGCACAGGTAAAACTCGGCTCCCCCTATGCGCTCATGTTCTTCTTCGAAACCCTTGAAATGCTTCAGTATGAACAGAAGATCATCCCCTCGATAATAGAGAAATACTCGCCAATGCTCTCGCTCGATGCGACGACCGCATGGGAGACGTTCGCCGGACAGTTCGGCTGGCTTCCGAAGGATTATCCCACGCGAAGCCATGCGCACGGCTGGTCATCGGCGCCGCTCTATTGGTTCCCGCGCCTCATACTCGGCATACGCGAAACGGGGGAACACAATGCGTCGTTCCGGATAAGCCCGCGCATCGACGGGCTCACGAGCGCACGCGGAACGCTTGTAACGGTGCATGGCGGCATCCGTGTATCATGGAAGCGCGAAAACAATACGCTCACCATTGATGCGTCCGCCCCGCACGGACTATCGCTCAGTTTCATGGGCAATACGACCACACGGCGATTGACGGTGCTGTTCAACGGACGAACGGTCCAGCGAGCAGGCGCAGGAAAGAACAAGAATAAAAAAAACGAACAAAGGAGCAGACAATGACACAGCGGGAACGATTTCAGAAACTGATGAATTACGAGCCTGTCGACCGTATGCCGCTCATCAATGTGGAGCCGACCGAAAGCGGTGTGTTCGAGCGCTGGCGCGCCGAGGGACTGCCTGCCGATATCGTATCGGCAGCGGATGCCTACTTCGGCATGGACAGCTTCTCTGTTGTTCCGATGAGCAATGGTCCTCTGCCTCCATTCGAGAAGAAGATCGTCGCCGAGGACGATGAAACATACACCGAAACCGCACGTCTCGGCGGGCTGGTCAAGCGGCACAAGAAAAACCCGACGACATTTTACGGACATGTCGATTACCCGGTAAAAACCCGCGCCGACTGGGAGGACTATACGCTGCGCTTCTCGAAGCATACGCCCGGGCGTATAGGCACGGCGGCGGAAATAGAAAAAAAATGCGCTGCGCTCAATGCGTCGGACAAACCGGTCACCATCACGTTCTTTCCGTTCTTTACGCGCCTGGGTTTTTACAGCATGGGCATGGAGCGATTCCTCACCGCGTTCTATGAAGAGCCCGATCTTATTCACGATATGTTCTCGTACTGGTGCGATCTTTCCCTCGCCCTCGCGCGGCCGTATCTTGACCGTACGAATGTCGATGCAGCCATATTCGGCGAAGACATTGCGGCGAAGAACGCGCCCCTCGTCTCTCCGGACATATATCGGGAGTTCTGGGTGCCGCACATGGAGCCGCTCATGCGCTATCTCAAGGAACGAAGCGTGCCGCTCATCTGCCAGTGGACGGCGGGACAATGCGATCCGCTGCTCCCCATAATGATGGAACAGGGGTTCAACTGCACCTGGCCGCTGGAGCGCGCCCCGGGCATGGACGCACTTGCCGTTCGAAAAAAATACGGCAAAGGGCTACGGCTTGCCGGGAATATTTCCATCGCATCGCTTATCGCCGGCCCTTCCGCCATCGACGCAGAGATTGAGCGTCTCATGCCGTTGATTCGCGAAGGCGGTTTCTTTCCGACGCTCGACGATATGATAGCGC
The DNA window shown above is from Spirochaetota bacterium and carries:
- a CDS encoding uroporphyrinogen decarboxylase family protein — protein: MTQRERFQKLMNYEPVDRMPLINVEPTESGVFERWRAEGLPADIVSAADAYFGMDSFSVVPMSNGPLPPFEKKIVAEDDETYTETARLGGLVKRHKKNPTTFYGHVDYPVKTRADWEDYTLRFSKHTPGRIGTAAEIEKKCAALNASDKPVTITFFPFFTRLGFYSMGMERFLTAFYEEPDLIHDMFSYWCDLSLALARPYLDRTNVDAAIFGEDIAAKNAPLVSPDIYREFWVPHMEPLMRYLKERSVPLICQWTAGQCDPLLPIMMEQGFNCTWPLERAPGMDALAVRKKYGKGLRLAGNISIASLIAGPSAIDAEIERLMPLIREGGFFPTLDDMIALEVPLANFQYYLNAIRSIKF